AATATTATCGATATTGCTGCTGCTTCAAAAATTTCCAAAAAGCATAACGTACTATTGGCAGTCGATAATACGTTTGCTACACCTTATTTGCAGCAACCTTTGGATCTTGGTGCAGATATTGTTATGCATTCTGCAACTAAATATCTTGGTGGACATAGTGATTTGGTCATGGGAGCTTTAATAGTAAAAGATCAAGACTTGGCTAAAAAACTATATTTTATACAAAATGCTAGTGGAGCAATCTGTGGTCCTCAAGATGCTTTTTTAGCTTTACGCGGAATAAAAACATTACACGTTAGGATGCAGCGTCATTGTGAAAATGGTAAGGCTGTAGCCGAATTTTTAAAGTCGCATCCTAAAGTTGAAACTGTCTATTGGCCAGGATTTGATACGCATCCAAATCATACCATTGCCAAACAACAAATGAGAGATTTTGGAGGTATGGTTAGCTTTGTTACTAAAGGAAATAATTATGATCAAGCAATTAAATTTGTTGAAAACCTTAAAGTATTTACACTAGCCGAATCCCTAGGTGGTGTCGAGTCGCTTTGTGGACATCCAGCAAGTATGACGCATGCTAGTATACCAAAAGCAGAACGCGAAAAAATTGGTGTTGTTGATAGTATGATAAGGCTAAGTGTTGGAATAGAAGATGCTGAAGATTTAATTAATGATTTACAACAAGCCTTAGGTTGATATCTAGGCTGTAAACACAAAAAAAAGGTCAAGTTAAAAACTTGACCTTTTTTTATATTGCTATTTGATTAATTAATCAAGATAATAAATGTATCCTACATTTAACCAAACTAACCAATCATTATATTTGTTATATTCTAACTGGTGGTTTAAACCATCAATCCAATCGTTAAAATAATATTGACCTCTAAGGTCTAACATTAAGTCAGAAATTGTATTTAATTTATATCTTACACCAATACTTGAAACTACAGACCAAGTAGAACCACCACTAACATCAATAGGATTTTCTAAAGGAGGTCTAGACCAAGGGTTATAAAAATTATTTAAGTTATTAATATTTCCAGGATCACCTTCGCCAAGGTATGACGTACTAACTTTAGGATTAAAAGACACATAATGCGCACCTAAACTAACAAATGGAGCAAGTCGGTAACCAAACGCTTGAAAAGATCTAATGCTTAACGGAAAATACTCTAATTGCATTCCAATATCAAAATTATTGGCTTCACCAGAGTGTGCTCTTAATCTATCTGCATCAGCACTAGTTTGTTCTGGTTGAACAAATAAACCATGATGATCTAGTTTGGTTTTGTTGTAAGAAATTTCGGTGCGTAGTTTAAAGTGGTCGTTAAAATAATTGTCTGTCGTATAGCAATTACAATCTGCTTGATAAGCAAAATTAATATAATGTACTAATCCAATACCAAAACCAGTGTTACCAGAGTTAGTTGAAAAATCATTTCGTTCTCCAAAATCAGATTTAAAAGCAACAGGTCCAGTAATTATCCCAATTTCATGAGAGAAGCCTAACTGAGAAAATGCGTTACTAGTACTTAACAATATAAGTATGACTAGTATCAATTGTTTAAGGTTAAACATAATAAGGCTATGGTTTAGAGGCTATTTATTAAGCAAATATATAAAATCACGACGAACATACAAATTTTACAGATAACACGTAGCCTTTTATTTTAAATTTTAATATTTATTAATTCTACTATAACGTTTGCGAAAATTAAAAAAAAATAGGTGTACAAATAAAGATAATGTATCTTTGTATCACATTTTTATGGATTGTATAACACTATCGTAATTATTTACATAATGAAAGATAAAATTGAAGCATTTTTAGATTTAGTAAAGCAAAAAAATGGCAATGAGCCAGAGTTTTTACAAGCAGTACACGAAGTTGCAGAAACTGTAATTCCGTTTATAGAAGAAAATCCAAAATATCAAGGTAAGATGTTGTTAGAGCGTATGGTAGAGCCAGAACGCACAATAATTTTTAGAGTACCTTGGATTGATGATAAAGGAAATACACAAGTTAACAGAGCTTTTAGAGTTGAGTTTAACTCGGCAATTGGGCCATACAAAGGTGGATTGCGTTTTCATCCATCAGTAAACCTAAGTATTTTAAAATTCTTAGGATTTGAACAATTATTCAAAAACTCTCTTACAACTTTGCCAATGGGTGGAGGAAAAGGAGGAAGTGATTTTGACCCTAAAGGAAAAAGCGATAACGAGGTCATGCGTTTTTGTCAATCGTTTATGACTGAATTATTTAGACATATTGGAGCAAATACAGACGTGCCAGCAGGTGATATAGGAGTTGGTGGACGTGAGATAGGATACATGTTTGGACAATACAAACGTTTAAAAAACGAATTTACAGGAGTATTAACTGGTAAAGGATTATCTTATGGTGGATCTTTAATCAGACCAGAAGCTACTGGTTATGGTACAGTATACTTTGCAAAAAACATGTTAGCAACTAAAAACGATTCATTTAAAGGTAAGACAGTTGTTATCTCTGGATCAGGAAATGTTGCACAATATGCTTGTGAAAAAGCAACCGAGTTAGGAGGTAAGGTAGTAACTATGTCAGATTCTTCTGGATATATTTATGATAAAGATGGTATTGATGCAGATAAATTAGCATATATCATGGAAATCAAAAATGTTAATAGAGGTAGAATTAGTGAATATGTAGATAAGTATAGCTCAGCAACCTTCCATGAAGGAGAAAGACCTTGGAGTGTTAAATGTGATATTGCTATGCCTTGTGCTACGCAAAATGAGTTAGACAAATCTGAAGCTGAAACTTTGGTAAATAATAATGTTATTGCTGTTGCAGAAGGTGCAAACATGCCAACAACACCAGAAGCAATTGAAGTGCTTCAAAAAGCTAAAGTATTGTTTTCTCCAGGTAAAGCATCTAATGCAGGTGGAGTTGCTACTTCAGGTTTAGAAATGAGTCAAAACTCTTTACGTTATAATTGGACTAGAGAAGAAGTAGATGCTAAACTAAATCAAATCATGGATGATATACATGCGTCTTGTGTAAAATATGGTACTCAAAAAGATGGAACCGTAGATTATGTTAAAGGCGCAAATGTTGCTGGATTTGTTAAAGTTGCAGACGCTATGTTAGCTCAAGGAGTCGTTTAAGATTTTATTGTAATTTTTATAAAAACCCCTTAGTTGCTTAATGTAACTAAGGGGTTTTCTGTTGTATAAAACAGACACACAATACAATAAATTATAGTATTTTTGAGTTTTATTAATTTACTTTTATAAATGTCTAAAATCAAAATAGTTTTCAATCTGTTTATTATAGTGCTTAGTTGTCTTTTTATGGTTAAGACTAATGCGCAAGATTTTTCTGACTCTTGGAAGGGTCATTTCTCATATTTAGACATTAAGGATGTGTCTCAAGGAAGCACTAAAATTATTGCTGCTGCAGAAAATGCTGTATTTATTTATGACAAAAACACTAATGTAATAGATAAACTTTCTACAATTAATGGGTTATCTGGAGAAACTATTTCTGCTATACAATATATAGAGGACAGTAGTTTGGTACTACTAGGTTTTGAAAATGGTTTAATTCAAATTTATAAAGAAAGTGATAATACTATTTTATCTGTTGTAGATATTCTTGAAAAGCCAACAATTCCACCTAGTGATAAAAAAATTAATCATTTTAATGTTTTTGATGGAAAAGCATATGTTTCTACAGATTACGGAATTTCTGTTTACGATATAAATAGTTTTGAGTTTGGTGACACCTATTACATAGGATCAAATGGTACGCAAATAGTTGTTTCGCAAACTACTATTTTTGAAGATAAAATTTTTGCAGCAACCTCTATAGGTATTAAAAGTGGAGCATTGTCAAATCCAAATTTAATAGATTATCAAGAATGGAACCATTTAGTAGGGTTTTATTGGTTAGGTATACAGACAGTTGGTGATAAGTTGTTTGCGACAAGAACAAATAGAAGTGTTTATGAATATACAACTAGTGGTGTTCAACTTAAAGCAACTTATCCAAACAATATTGTAGATATTAGAGCTTTTGACAATCAATTAATTGTTACTACAGAGAAAGAAGCTAATGTATATAATCCAGAGGGATTTGTAAATTTAGCGCAAGTAGGAAACATACCTGAATATATTACTAACTACACATGTGCTGTAATTGATGAGGCTAATCAGATTTACGTAGGTACTATAGGGACACTTTCAACAGCAAAACCTGGTTATGGTTTGTTAAAAACAAATGTTACTGACACCTCTATTCAAGAGGAAATACATCCTGACAGCCCATTATTAAACAAGTTTTTTAAAATAAAAACTTTAGCAGGTCATATTTATGGAACACATGGAGGTTATGATGTAACATATAACCCTTATGCAATTACTACTAGAAAATCTGGGATAAGTCATTATTTTGATGATGCTTGGCAAAATATTACCTACGATTCTATTCAGCCAATTACTGCTTTTCCATGGTCTTTTACTCATATATCTATTAATCCATTTAATCCTAACTTAGCATATATTAGTTCTTCTGTATATGGCGTCTTAGCTTTGGAGAATAATGAGCCAACGGAATTTTTTAACGGAGAAAACAGTACTATACAACCCTTTTTTACAGACAATCACTTTGTTTTTGCATCAACTTTTGATAGCCAAGGAACATATTGGGTTTTAAATGCAAGGTATGAGTCTCCTTTAAATAGGTATAAGGATGGTGAGTGGACTTCATATAGCTTTTTAGATTTAATAGATCCAGCAACCAGTAATAATGGTTTTTCATCCATAGTTTTTGACGCTAATAATAATGTTTTTATGGGTACTCATCAATATGGTCTAATAGGATTTAACGAAAATGGAGGGAATTATATTTTTGAAAATATTGTTGAAGAAGAAGAGAATATGCCTTCTCCATCAGTAAAGTGTATTGCTATAGACCGTAATGACCAACTATGGTTTGGTACCGATAAAGGTTTAAGAATTGTTTATAATACAGAGCAATTTATGTCAGGATCTCCAGAAGTTGATAATATTGTGGTGTTAGATGATGGTATTGCTAGAGAGTTATTATTTCAACAATACATAACAGATATAGAGGTAGATGGATCTAATAATAAATGGATTGCTACATTGGATACAGGTTTGTATTATTTTTCGTCAGACGGTCAAGAAACCATCTTTCATTTTACAAAAGATAATTCACCTTTACCTACAAACGATGTTTTAGATGTAGATATTGATAGTGTAAACGGTATTATATATATAGCTACTGACAAAGGTATGGTATCCTTTCAGTCGGATGCCTCTAAACCTAAAAGTACCTTAGAAGATGCTTACGTATACCCAAATCCAGTACGACCTAATTTCAATATCCTAACCGAGAAGGTTAAAATTAGAGACATATCAGAAAACGTAAACATTAAAATTGTTGATATTGAAGGTAATTTGGTAGCAGAAGCAGAGTCTAGAACAAACTCTAGATTTAAAGGTTATAACCTTGAAATAGATGGTGGTACAGCACTATGGAATGGTAAAAATTTAGGAGGTAATATTGTGGCATCTGGTGTTTATCTAATCATGCTAAACGATTTAGATACCTTTGAAACTAAAGTGTTAAAAGTGATGGTGGTTAGATAATGTTAACAACAACAAACGCTATTGTTCTCTCAAAACTTAGATTTAAAGATAACGACTTAATTGTTAAGTGTTATACTCAAAAACAAGGTGCGGTTAGTTACTTGCTTAAAGGGGTTTTGTCCTCCAAAAAAGGCAATAAAAAAGTGGCTTACTTTCAATCGTTATCTCAACTCCAATTAAACACAGACTACAAACCTAATAGGTCGCTGCAATATATAAAAGATGTAAAAACAGATTTTTTGTATACTTCACTTCATACAAATATATTAAAAAGTGCAATTGTAATGTTCTTGGCAGAAATCTTAGCTCAGGCATTACAAGAAGAAGAACAAAATGATGCACTTTATAGGTATATACAAATCACATTACAGTGGTTAGATGCTAATGATAGTTATTCAAATTTTCATCTATTATTTCTTTTGGATTTAACTAAGTATCTTGGTTTTTATCCAGATCAAACAGAGATTGATACAGCTTCATATTTTAATTTAATGGATGGCGAGTTTCAGCATGAAAACAATTCTAAATATGCCATTACTGGCGAAAATTTAACACTATTAAAACAGTTGTTAGGCATGACATTTGATGATATAAAAACCATTAAAATTAGTGCAAAACAGAGGCAATCATTTTTAACTATAATTTTAGTCTATTTTGAACTACATTTAGGCAACTTTAAAAAACCAAAATCTTTACAAATCCTCAATGATGTTTTTAATTAAAAATATGAAATTATTATTAAGTTTTTTTCTAATAACTTTTTTTACACTTTCCTTGTCTGCGCAATCAATTACAGTGATTGATATAGACTCTAATCAACCCATTGCAGGCGTAGCTATTTACAATAAAAGTCAATCCAAAAGTCAAATTACTAATATAGATGGTATGGCTGATTTAACCAATTTTAATGCTTCAGAGGTGCTATTCTTTCAGCATATTTCACACACAATACATCAAGTTAAAAAAAGTAATATTACTAATAGTAAAGTCTTCCTTGAGTCTAATGAACAAGGTTTGGACGAAATTGTTATCTCTGCCTCAAATTTTGGACAAACAAAACGGGAGATTCCTAAAACAATAGCCACCATAAATGCCAAGGATATAAGCTTTACTAATCCTCAGACTAGTGCAGATTTATTAGAGGGAACAGGTCAGGTATATATACAAAAAAGTCAATTAGGAGGTGGTAGTCCAATGATTAGAGGTTTTTCTACCAACAGATTACTAATTACTGTGGATGGAGTAAGAATGAATAACGCTATTTTTAGAGGTGGAAATCTTCAAAATGTTATTTCTATAGACCCTTTATCTATTCAAAATACAGAGGTAACTTTAGGTGCAGGTTCTATTATTTATGGTAGTGATGCAATTGGTGGTGTAATGAGTTTTTATACTAAAAAACCTGAGTTTTCTTATACAGATACGCTTAACGTAAAAAGCAATGTATTGATGCGTTATGCCACTGCTAGTAAAGAAAAAACGGGACATATTGATTTAAATTTTGGTCTAAAAAATTGGGCGTTTTTAACTAATGTTAGCTACACGGATTTTGGAGATTTAAGAATGGGTAGTCATGGTCCTTCAGAATATCTAAGACCAGAGTTTGTAGTTACAAATAATAATCAAGATGTTGTAGTGCCTAATGATAATCCCAAAATTCAGAAAACAACAGGTTATGATCAAATTAATGTTATGCAAAAGGTTAGTTATAAAGCTAATGATGATTTAGATTTTGATTTAGGATTGTTCTATACCACAACCTCTGATTACTCAAGATATGACAGGTTGATACGTTATAGAGGTGATGATTTAAGATCTGCAGAATGGAGTTATGGACCACAAAAATGGTTTATGTCTAATTTAAGTGTTACAAAAAGAAGTAGTAATGCAACGTTTTATGACAACATAAAAACAACTTTAGCTTATCAAAATTTTCAAGAAAGTAGAATGGATAGAGATTTTCAGGATACGGATAGAAATGTTAGAGAGGAGTCTGTGGATGCAGTTTCGTTTAATATAGATTTTGAAAAAGAACTAAGCGCGACATCAAAAATATTTTATGGTTTTGAATATGTGTATAATAAAGTAGGATCAATTGGTTTTACTGAAAATATAGAGAATAATACTACTGAAAACACAGTATCTCGTTATCCAGATGGAGCCACTTGGCAAAGTGCAGCTCTTTATGCTAGCTACAAATTTAGACCAACCAAAAAGTTTGTTTTTCAGACAGGTTTAAGATATAATACAGTAATTCAAAAAGTAGATTTTACAGATAATAACCAGTTTTTAAATTTACCATTTTCAGAATCTAATAATACCGCAAATGCTTTAACAGGTACTGCAGGCGTAACGTTTGTACCTAATGAGACATTACAATGGAAATTTAACTTGTCCTCTGCTTTCAGAGCACCAAATGTTGATGATACAGGAAAGGTATTTGACTCAGAACCAGGATCTGTTGTAGTACCAAATGATGATTTAGACCCAGAATATGCCTATAGTGGAGAGTTAGGTTTAAAGTTAAATTTTGATAAAGTGGTTATTTTTGATATGGCAACATATTATACTTATTTGGATAATGCTTTGGTTAGAAGAGATGGTACTTTAAATGGTGAATCACAGATTATCTATGATGGCGAGCTAAGTAATGTGCAATCAATGCAAAACGCTTCTAAATCTTGGATATATGGTTTTGAAGTTGGAGCACAAGTTAATTTTTCGGATGCTTTTAAATTAACATCTCAATATAACATTATTGGTGGTACAGAGGAAACAGATGGTGTAGAAGTACCAGTTAGACATGTTGTGCCTAATTTTGGAAACACACATTTAGTATGGCAAAAAAATAAGGTTAAAGTAGATGGTTTTGTTAATTATAATAATGCGTTGTCATTTGACCAATTAGCACCTTCAGAAGCTGAAAAAGATTACATATACGCATTGGATCAAAACGGTAAGCCTTACTCACCATCTTGGTACACTTTAAATTTAAGGACGCAATACGAAATTGGTGATTCTGTATTGGTGTCTGCTGCTTTAGAGAATATTACAGATCAACGCTACAAAACATATTCTTCAGGGATTGCGGCTCAAGGTAGGAACCTGATAGTCTCCTTACAGTACACATTATAACAAAAAAAACCTCAATGTAAATATTGAGGTTTTTTTATAGTTATTTTTTTAAAGCTTTTTTACTAAGTATTGTGCCATTACTTAATTCAATTTGTGCAATATAAGCAGTTGGATTAAGGTTTGTAAGGTTGTAAGTTTCGGTGTTATTTTCTCCTTTTAAATTGTATAACAATCTACCCAACATATCATAAATTTTTATAGATTTTATGGTCAGGTCTTTGTTGTTTAATGAAAACGTCACAGTATCATCCTGGTCTTCGTAAATAATTAAACTCTCAGATGTAATAAGTGTTTCGTTAACAGATAAACTAGGTTGGTTAAATACAATTTCAAATCTATTATTAAATTCACCTGCTTCTGTAGTAAATGAATAATCTCCTGCATTTAAATCTTGATAAGTGTTAATAAGATTATCTTTTAAGTAAATCGTGTTGTTTGATAAAAATTCACCTTGAAACTGATTAATAGATATAGTATAAATTGTTGGTGTATTAATGTTATTGAAAAAACCTAGGTTTATAGTTTCGTTTAAATCTAAATCGCTTGGTGATTTACCTTGAATTGCTAATTTTTTTGAGTCACTTGGTAATACTGAGTAAAATGAAAAATCTGCAATGGTTGCACCATTTTTTTTAGCATCGTAATATGCTCCATCATTGGCAGCAGTTGCACCAGGAACATAACCAATAACTGTTTGGTTAAACAAACCTGTATCTGTTGTCATATTTAACCATAATTTGTTATTTGTAATTGTAGCTGTAGCTGAATTTGTATTGGATGCTCTAAAAAACTGAGTGTTATTATTTGTAACACGCATGGCATTGTTAAAAGTAACAGTACCAGTTGTAGATGCAGGATTGTCTGAATATGTTACAAAAAAACCTTGACCAGAAGGTATGTGTCTAGTAGGTGTTATTCCGTCTCCACCAGCAAGTTCTGCTGTTCCATTAATTCTGGCATAGTCACTAAACGAAAAATTTAAGGCTTGATTACCATTAGCTGTACCATCAGGAGCTGTTGCATGTGACCATAAATATAATTCGCCATCAAGTTTACCATTGGTTGGATTAGATAGGTAATTGTTTTCGGCAAAAAATAAATCAACGTCAATAGCAGAAGGATACGGATTACCTATTAAATTCCAGTTGGTGTCATTTGTTTCGGTATCATTTCTCTGAACAGGAACAGTTATATTTCCATTATTTAAAGTACCTCTAAATGAATAGCTATAACTACCAGCTCCAAAAATGAAAGCGTCTTGAGAATGTGTAGCTGTATAACCAACTCCAGGAGTCATTAAATCGCTAGATCCTTTTAAAAACCAAACATCTCCATTGTCATCGATGTCATCTACTCCAGAACCATTAACTAAGGTGTTATCATTATTTGTTTCGTATTGTGAGTCTACAAAGTTTGCTGCATTAAATTCAAATCGTCTATATTGACTAGATTGAAACAAGGCGTTGCCAAAAGTTTCGTTAGCAACAGGAGAACTCCAATAGGTGTATTCATACCATTGATTAATAAAGGATGTATTTCTTTCTACTACAGCTGCATTATCTGTTGTAAAAAAGGAACTACCTGTATCATCATAAGTTGCAGAGTTGTCTACTTGTACAAAAGATCCTGTATTTTGAATAGCTATACGACCATTATTTGTTACATCTGTAATAATTTGGACATACTCGTTAGATGAAACGGTAAGATTAACTCCAGGATTTATAACTAGGCTACAAGCAGTAAAACTAGGTTGACCAACAGTACTAGTGTTGTAGTTGCTAGCCAAAATAGCAGTGGTAGATCTGTTTGGAGTTGTTGGTAGCCAATTTGTGCCATCCCAAGTTACAGTTGAGGTGCAATTTTGAGTTCCCCAAATCTCAATGTTATCTATAGCTATATCTTCATGATTTCCGTTTAATCGTATTCTAATACTTATGTCTAAAAGGTTACCAGTTCCAGTAATTGGTCTAGTATGTTGTGTAAAAGTATCTGTAATTGCTACACCATCACCAATACCGTCAAAATCAGTATCTATTAAAGGCGTTCTGTTTGCGCCAACATTATCATTTTCTATCCATAATAAATTAGAGTTGGTTCCACTATTATCAATTTCGTATGTAAATCTTACATTATCACCATTATCCCAATGTTCTGTTCTAGTTCCACCGTTAGTAGTTTGGTCGTCTTCCGCTAAGTGTACTCTAAATTCTAAGTTTGTATAATTACTTATGTCTATATTTTCAATAAACAGTCTAGCAGGTAAAGGTGCTCCTTCACCATCTGTGTCTTGTGCTGCAAAGTAAAAGCCTCCTTGTAAATTATTAAATAAGACTCCGTTTGTACCATGGTTAAAATCTGTTCCGTCTGTTCTTAAAAAGTAGTCGCGACCATTGTCTGTAAATTCGGCAATATTAGTCGTGTAGCCACCAGGAGTTTCAAAATTTAATTCGGCGATTTTAGTTTGTGATAAACAGAATGAAACGGTAAGTAAGCATACTATTAAATGTAAAGATTTAACTTGCATTGAGGGTTTTTTAAAAAGATTATAGCAAGTTAAATATAGTTTGTAAACTTTTTTAGAACAAAAAACTCCAACTTTATTAGTTGAAGTTCTTTTTTCTGTGATAAAGTGTAAGTTGTGATTACTGTTTGATAGCTTTTTTAGAAATTAATTGGCCATCACTTAATTGTATATTTGCGATGTAGGAAGCTTGACTTAGGTTTGAAAGGTTGTAAGTTTCGGTATTAGAGTTTCCTTTTAAATCATATAATAATCGACCTAAAACATCATATATTTTAATAGACTTTATGGTTAAGTTTTGACTTGTTAAGCTAAATGTTATATCGTTATTTTTGTTTTCGATTATCGAAATATTTTGTGTTACAATTGTTTCTTCGTCAATGGAAAGGCTTGAGTCTTTAAACACGATTTCAAACCTATCATTAAAGGTTCCTATCTCTGATGTGAAATTATAGTCGCTATTTGATAAGTTATGAAGACTTGACAATAAGTTGTCTTTTAAATAAACGGTATTGTTGGATAAAAAGTCTCCTTCTAGTTGTGCTATTGAAAACGTGTATACCGTTGCTGTTGTAATATTTGTATTAAATCCTACAGGTATTACTTCGTCTATAGTTAAGCTCTCTGGAGCTTTACCTTGTATGGCTAGCTTATCAGAATCACCAGGAACTGCAGTAAATATTTCGGCAGCATTATTATTATAAAGTGTTTTGTTAGCGTCATAGGATTTACTGTCTTTTCCGTCTGTTGCACCATTTACATAAGCTACTAGTATTTGATGAAACACACCTGTGTCTGAGGTTAGGTTTACCCAAAGTCTGTTGCTTAATGCATTGCTAGATCTAAAAAACTGGTCATTACTTGTGGCATCCGCAGTACGTAAACTATTATTAAACGTTACACTACTGTTAGCAACTCCTTGTACAAAAAAGGCTTGACCAGATGGTATATAGCTGGTTGGTATAATACCATCTCCTCCTGCTGTGTTACCACTTCCAGTTGTAATGATGGCATAATCACTACTATTAAAATTTGCGCCTTCATTTCCGCTTGCATTTGCATTTGCAAGTGTATTGTGTGACCATAAATAAGCGACACCTTGTATAGAAGCAGCGTTATTAGTTAAAAATGCATTAGCATCTATTGCAGATGGATAAGGGTTACCAATTAAATTCCAGTCTTCATCTCCATTTGCTCCATTATAAGCAATTGGGCTAGTAATAATTCCCGTATTAAATGCGCCTTCAAAAGTGTAAGTGTATTGTGAACCGACAGAAAAACCAATTGGCGAATGCATAGATATGTATCCAACACCAGGAGTCATAACTGTGCTTCCTGGTATTAATGCCCAATCATTTCCATCGTCATCAATTCCGTCTGGTCCAGGAGTAAAAGTATTAGTGTTATTGATTTCAGTTAGATTATCTAAAAAGTTAACAGCATTAAATACATAGCGTCGACTTGGGTTAGCAAAAGCTAAACCTTGTCCAATGGTAGTATTTTCCACTGGCGAACTCCAATAGGTGTATTCATAAATACTATTAAGTGGTGTGGTGCGTTTGTTAACTAAGGATACTCCATCAGTATTTAGCGTAAATGCTGCTGCATCGTTGTTCTGAACAAAGTTTCCTTGTGTTTCGACATATAATTCTCCGTCAACAACAACGTCATTTTCAATTTCCACGTAAGTGTTATTATTTACGGTTAATCTAAATTCTGTTCCAGAAGGATTACTATTAATAGTTAAAGAGCATGCGCTAAAACTACCAAAGGTCGCAGTGTCATAACTATCGTTTATGATTACTTTGGTGTTTAAGTTTGGAGCACCATTGTCCCAAGCGCCCAAAGTCCATGTTGTTGTGCCTATGTTTATACGTGCTGCATTTGTGGCAGTACTACAAGATGCATCTTCAGTCACCTCGCAATAAAATTGGTAACCTTGTAGGTCTGCTCCTGTGATTGATAATGTGGTTGAGGTTTCTCCTGTTACTGTCCCTGGAGTAAAAGAGGTGCTAACCACACTAGTCCAGCCATTAGAAACTGTATCATTATAGTACCATTGGTAGGTTAAAGTTCCTGAGTTTCCTGGTGTTGCTGCTGCTGTAAATACAATAGCGTCGTTACAATTATCTATATCCTGAGGCTGTAAAGTTATTGTAGGTGCATTATTAAGAATAACAAAAGTACCTAAGCCACTTGTGTCTCCTGAGGTTGCAGTCGTCCATTCTGTAGCATCAAATGCAGTATTTGGGCTAACAACGTCAGTATTTCTTCTGTAGACATAACCTGGAGTACCAATTAGCGTGTCATGGAAGTCATCCACAACAACGCTTGTTGCTATTAAGGTAAGCTCAAGCCTATCGTCATCATTAAATCCTGCTGTAGAGCCACCAAAGATAAAATCATGTGCACTTCCTGTGTCTGTACTAACCTTTCCTACCAATACTTGACCATCAGC
The genomic region above belongs to Olleya sp. Hel_I_94 and contains:
- a CDS encoding TonB-dependent receptor domain-containing protein, encoding MKLLLSFFLITFFTLSLSAQSITVIDIDSNQPIAGVAIYNKSQSKSQITNIDGMADLTNFNASEVLFFQHISHTIHQVKKSNITNSKVFLESNEQGLDEIVISASNFGQTKREIPKTIATINAKDISFTNPQTSADLLEGTGQVYIQKSQLGGGSPMIRGFSTNRLLITVDGVRMNNAIFRGGNLQNVISIDPLSIQNTEVTLGAGSIIYGSDAIGGVMSFYTKKPEFSYTDTLNVKSNVLMRYATASKEKTGHIDLNFGLKNWAFLTNVSYTDFGDLRMGSHGPSEYLRPEFVVTNNNQDVVVPNDNPKIQKTTGYDQINVMQKVSYKANDDLDFDLGLFYTTTSDYSRYDRLIRYRGDDLRSAEWSYGPQKWFMSNLSVTKRSSNATFYDNIKTTLAYQNFQESRMDRDFQDTDRNVREESVDAVSFNIDFEKELSATSKIFYGFEYVYNKVGSIGFTENIENNTTENTVSRYPDGATWQSAALYASYKFRPTKKFVFQTGLRYNTVIQKVDFTDNNQFLNLPFSESNNTANALTGTAGVTFVPNETLQWKFNLSSAFRAPNVDDTGKVFDSEPGSVVVPNDDLDPEYAYSGELGLKLNFDKVVIFDMATYYTYLDNALVRRDGTLNGESQIIYDGELSNVQSMQNASKSWIYGFEVGAQVNFSDAFKLTSQYNIIGGTEETDGVEVPVRHVVPNFGNTHLVWQKNKVKVDGFVNYNNALSFDQLAPSEAEKDYIYALDQNGKPYSPSWYTLNLRTQYEIGDSVLVSAALENITDQRYKTYSSGIAAQGRNLIVSLQYTL
- a CDS encoding T9SS type A sorting domain-containing protein, producing MQVKSLHLIVCLLTVSFCLSQTKIAELNFETPGGYTTNIAEFTDNGRDYFLRTDGTDFNHGTNGVLFNNLQGGFYFAAQDTDGEGAPLPARLFIENIDISNYTNLEFRVHLAEDDQTTNGGTRTEHWDNGDNVRFTYEIDNSGTNSNLLWIENDNVGANRTPLIDTDFDGIGDGVAITDTFTQHTRPITGTGNLLDISIRIRLNGNHEDIAIDNIEIWGTQNCTSTVTWDGTNWLPTTPNRSTTAILASNYNTSTVGQPSFTACSLVINPGVNLTVSSNEYVQIITDVTNNGRIAIQNTGSFVQVDNSATYDDTGSSFFTTDNAAVVERNTSFINQWYEYTYWSSPVANETFGNALFQSSQYRRFEFNAANFVDSQYETNNDNTLVNGSGVDDIDDNGDVWFLKGSSDLMTPGVGYTATHSQDAFIFGAGSYSYSFRGTLNNGNITVPVQRNDTETNDTNWNLIGNPYPSAIDVDLFFAENNYLSNPTNGKLDGELYLWSHATAPDGTANGNQALNFSFSDYARINGTAELAGGDGITPTRHIPSGQGFFVTYSDNPASTTGTVTFNNAMRVTNNNTQFFRASNTNSATATITNNKLWLNMTTDTGLFNQTVIGYVPGATAANDGAYYDAKKNGATIADFSFYSVLPSDSKKLAIQGKSPSDLDLNETINLGFFNNINTPTIYTISINQFQGEFLSNNTIYLKDNLINTYQDLNAGDYSFTTEAGEFNNRFEIVFNQPSLSVNETLITSESLIIYEDQDDTVTFSLNNKDLTIKSIKIYDMLGRLLYNLKGENNTETYNLTNLNPTAYIAQIELSNGTILSKKALKK